The Bacillota bacterium region GAGACCCGCCGCCGTCCGGCGCAGTACCTGCTCACCGTTCTGCCAACGCTTCACATTACGGGCCACCGTGCGCACCGCGTCGAAAGCCGACTCCATGGCGTTGGTGGAGCGGAGGCTGCGCGCAAGCAACTCTGGCAGCACCAACCTGAGCACCGTCAGCGTCTCCTCGAGCCCTTCCCGCAGGCTGGCCGCCGCACCCGGATACTCCTTCTCCAGGGCCGAGGCAAGCGCCTGGAGGGCGACGAGGGCGGCCGCGTAGTCAGCCTCGTTGTACGCCCGGTCCAGCTTCCGCTTCACCCACGACCGGGCGTCCTCGGGCAGGTGCTCAAGAACATTACGCACCTTGTGGACCTGGCAGCGCTGCACCGCCGCACACTTGCCCAGGACGTCCCTCACAGCTGCGAGGGCTTTGGAGCCGTCTATCACCACCAGGAAGGGCTGATCGACCCGCAAGCCCCTGCCCACCAGGTCCGAAAGCAGCGACTTGCACACGGCCGAATTCTCCGTCGCTCCCTCCCAGAGCCCCAGGATGTGCTTCTGCCCACCCAGATCCAGCCCCATGGCTGCCACGGCGGTGTGCCCGGCCACCACAACGCCGTCTATGAACAAGGCGGCGAGCCTCACGCCATCAAGTGGCTTGGCCGTCAGTTCTTCCAGGGCTTTGCGGGTCGCCTGAACGAAGCGGCGGCTGATGGTGCTCTTTGAGGTGCCAAGCTGCCCCACGCCTTCCCCCACGGGCTCCAGCCCACGCCTGTACTGCCGGCAGGACAACCCGTGCAGTATCCGTTCCAGGGCAGCCTGGGTGAGCAGTTTGGG contains the following coding sequences:
- a CDS encoding IS256 family transposase, translated to MESYHEQGPMANTLLEAVASRIGVAVEQLMGSIKEGLLAMCVGVGLQFMHQMMEEEVNEVVGAKGKHNAGRQAVRHGFEKRSVVLGGRKASIDRPRVRTRNGQEVRLETYEAFRDPKLLTQAALERILHGLSCRQYRRGLEPVGEGVGQLGTSKSTISRRFVQATRKALEELTAKPLDGVRLAALFIDGVVVAGHTAVAAMGLDLGGQKHILGLWEGATENSAVCKSLLSDLVGRGLRVDQPFLVVIDGSKALAAVRDVLGKCAAVQRCQVHKVRNVLEHLPEDARSWVKRKLDRAYNEADYAAALVALQALASALEKEYPGAAASLREGLEETLTVLRLVLPELLARSLRSTNAMESAFDAVRTVARNVKRWQNGEQVLRRTAAGL